A genomic stretch from Cloacibacterium caeni includes:
- a CDS encoding isoprenyl transferase: MQEILEKIDKNNLPKHVAIIMDGNGRWAKSRGEERTFGHKNAISAVRNAISACDKAGVEYLTLYTFSTENWNRPNDEVDTLMSLLSETLLKEAAELFSKGVRLHVIGEVEKLPTLVREQLLNVVELTKENSKGNLVLALSYGSQREILNAVKEIAQEVKEGKISPEDIDETLFENHLYTKDLPPVDLLIRTSGEVRISNFLLWQIAYAELQFLDIFWPDFQEEHLYQCIINYQNKERRFGKTSEQITN; this comes from the coding sequence ATGCAGGAAATTTTAGAAAAAATTGATAAAAATAATCTTCCAAAACATGTAGCCATCATCATGGATGGAAACGGAAGATGGGCAAAATCCAGAGGAGAAGAAAGAACTTTTGGACATAAGAATGCCATTTCAGCAGTAAGAAACGCTATTTCCGCTTGTGATAAAGCAGGAGTAGAATATCTTACCCTTTATACTTTTTCTACAGAAAACTGGAATCGTCCTAATGATGAGGTAGACACACTAATGAGTTTACTTTCTGAAACATTATTAAAAGAAGCTGCAGAACTTTTTTCTAAAGGAGTTAGATTGCATGTCATCGGCGAAGTAGAAAAGCTTCCCACCCTAGTAAGAGAGCAACTTCTCAATGTAGTAGAGCTTACTAAAGAAAATTCAAAAGGTAATCTAGTTCTTGCATTAAGCTATGGCTCACAAAGAGAAATTCTAAACGCAGTAAAAGAAATTGCCCAAGAAGTAAAAGAGGGAAAAATTTCTCCAGAAGATATAGATGAAACACTATTTGAAAATCATCTTTATACTAAAGATTTACCTCCAGTAGATTTATTAATCAGAACCAGCGGAGAAGTTAGAATTAGTAATTTTTTACTGTGGCAAATTGCATATGCAGAATTACAATTTTTAGATATATTTTGGCCAGATTTTCAGGAAGAACATCTTTACCAATGTATCATAAACTACCAAAACAAAGAAAGAAGGTTTGGTAAAACCAGTGAACAAATCACTAATTAA
- a CDS encoding exopolysaccharide transport family protein produces the protein MIPEKNINESNNPEKEKVGTFDFFNVEHFLSKIIKNWYWFLILGFLGYVTAYIYNKYYAQRVYASSTTVSISNNSSSYFTPNQSINFIWGNSSNQEGLFLKKLLTSRSHNEYLAQKLDLFVNYSTKGRLKSTYVDKDDSPVFLVIDKNHPQVVNQEITLIPKSSGKYEVVLPEEFSVNHLYDYNAEEFKRTSNFKRVPNKIIGINEWYETPFLKFKLVKNNQPLEIDLQNIVINLRTIDQTVNEIKSTLSIEFDEELSTMMIISKKGYNLNSTVNFLNRSVEELIEKRKRDKSIVEKNTVEFIKENLDKAKIKLDSSSAKLNTIKVQEKLTDEKGDVSGILQNINTLEQKRAEIITKVNALNAVRNSVGKNLDNIINLNAAGVEDGTFNASVAELKTLFAKRAELSTIYTPQSEPIKEINRLINEARGNSYKHLNRYYGVYDAELATLNNQIAKYEMELGSLPYKQQKFVDAQRGFTVNETTYSTLLGKLSEAELRLKTNTSDITVIDKAKNLGQPPISPNIAFIRNILLLGFLLIPLLILLISELLDNKVRVIKEIVNATKIPLLGVIGKNNHDNNLSVLEKPKSSVSEAFRGVRANLRFLYNEDGKSKVLLVTSSVGGEGKTYVSINIASVLGLSGKKTILLGMDLRKPKIFGDFKVDNKIGISNYLTGEVKMEQIINKTRIPDLDVITSGPIPPNPSELLMSERNHQFIEELKKIYDFVIIDSPPVGLVADSFELMKYSDANVYVVRHEYTEKYMLKMVTEKYHNNEIKHLGLIYNDFEMDKGYGYGYGYGYGYGYGYGYGYGYGYFDEDANYEEPTLIKLRNKLKKILKIK, from the coding sequence ATGATTCCTGAAAAAAACATAAATGAAAGTAATAATCCGGAAAAAGAAAAAGTAGGAACTTTTGATTTTTTTAATGTAGAGCACTTTCTTAGCAAAATCATTAAAAATTGGTACTGGTTTTTAATTCTAGGGTTTTTAGGATACGTTACCGCATATATTTATAACAAATATTATGCGCAGAGAGTTTATGCTTCTAGTACTACCGTTAGTATTTCTAATAATTCTTCCAGTTATTTTACTCCTAATCAATCGATTAATTTCATCTGGGGGAATAGCTCCAATCAAGAAGGTTTATTTCTTAAAAAACTACTTACCTCTAGATCTCATAATGAATATTTAGCCCAAAAATTAGATTTATTTGTAAATTACAGTACCAAAGGAAGACTAAAAAGCACTTATGTAGACAAAGATGATTCGCCAGTTTTTTTAGTGATAGATAAAAATCATCCGCAGGTTGTAAATCAAGAAATAACACTTATTCCTAAATCTTCGGGAAAATATGAAGTGGTTTTACCAGAAGAATTCTCTGTGAATCATCTTTATGATTATAATGCCGAAGAATTTAAAAGAACTTCTAATTTTAAAAGAGTTCCTAATAAAATCATTGGCATAAATGAATGGTATGAAACGCCATTCCTTAAATTCAAATTAGTTAAAAATAATCAACCTCTTGAAATAGATTTACAGAATATTGTAATTAATCTCAGAACCATCGACCAAACGGTAAATGAAATTAAATCTACGCTTTCCATAGAATTTGATGAAGAATTAAGTACCATGATGATTATTAGCAAAAAAGGATATAATCTTAACAGTACCGTAAATTTTCTCAATAGAAGTGTAGAAGAACTCATCGAAAAAAGGAAAAGAGATAAAAGCATCGTAGAAAAAAATACCGTAGAATTTATCAAGGAAAATTTAGATAAAGCCAAAATAAAACTAGACTCTAGTTCTGCCAAACTCAATACCATTAAAGTACAAGAAAAACTAACCGATGAAAAAGGAGATGTTTCTGGTATTTTGCAAAACATTAATACTTTAGAACAAAAAAGAGCGGAAATCATTACCAAAGTTAACGCCCTTAATGCTGTAAGAAATTCTGTCGGGAAAAATCTTGATAATATTATCAATTTAAATGCAGCAGGTGTAGAAGATGGTACTTTTAACGCTTCTGTTGCAGAGCTTAAAACACTATTCGCAAAAAGAGCAGAACTTTCTACTATTTACACACCGCAATCAGAACCTATCAAAGAAATTAATCGATTAATTAATGAGGCGAGAGGAAATTCCTACAAACATCTCAACAGATATTACGGAGTTTATGATGCAGAGTTGGCTACGCTTAATAATCAGATTGCAAAATATGAAATGGAATTGGGTTCTCTTCCATATAAACAACAGAAATTTGTAGATGCACAAAGAGGTTTCACCGTAAATGAAACAACTTATAGTACGCTTTTAGGAAAACTTTCTGAAGCAGAACTTAGACTGAAAACCAATACCTCTGATATTACAGTTATTGACAAAGCTAAAAATCTAGGACAGCCTCCTATTTCTCCTAATATTGCGTTTATTAGAAATATTCTTTTGTTAGGATTTTTATTAATTCCTTTATTAATTCTGCTCATTTCTGAGTTGCTAGACAATAAAGTAAGAGTGATTAAAGAAATCGTAAATGCAACTAAAATTCCACTTTTAGGAGTTATTGGTAAAAATAATCACGATAATAATTTAAGTGTTTTAGAAAAACCAAAATCTTCAGTTTCTGAAGCATTTAGAGGAGTGAGAGCCAATCTTAGGTTTTTATATAACGAAGACGGTAAGAGTAAAGTTCTGTTGGTGACTTCTTCCGTTGGTGGTGAGGGAAAAACATATGTTTCTATCAATATTGCTTCTGTTTTAGGATTAAGTGGCAAGAAAACCATTTTATTAGGAATGGACCTTAGAAAACCGAAAATTTTTGGAGATTTTAAAGTAGATAATAAGATAGGGATTTCTAATTATCTTACTGGCGAAGTAAAAATGGAACAAATCATCAACAAGACTAGAATTCCAGATTTAGATGTAATCACTTCTGGTCCTATTCCGCCAAATCCTTCAGAATTATTGATGAGTGAGAGAAATCACCAATTTATAGAAGAATTGAAGAAAATTTATGATTTTGTTATTATAGATTCTCCACCAGTTGGATTAGTAGCAGATTCTTTTGAATTGATGAAGTATAGTGATGCTAATGTTTACGTAGTAAGACATGAGTATACCGAAAAATACATGCTTAAAATGGTAACCGAAAAGTATCATAACAATGAGATTAAACATTTAGGACTTATTTATAATGATTTCGAGATGGATAAAGGTTATGGATATGGTTACGGATATGGTTACGGATATGGTTACGGCTACGGTTATGGGTACGGTTACGGATATTTTGACGAAGATGCCAATTATGAAGAGCCTACTTTGATTAAATTGCGCAATAAATTAAAAAAAATACTGAAGATTAAATAA
- the porG gene encoding type IX secretion system protein PorG yields the protein MKRKTLVIIALFFINLFAYAQRHEIGIQLGTSNITGDIGKTKYINPFPNSINNLANEGIPFYGAIMYRMNFNPYQSVRFRLAYNHIQFNDKYAQELYRASRGLYGTNSVYEASAIFDYNFLPVNEEQKSMLSPYIFGGISGLMFNTTLEGNKFGFAIPFGAGLKYKFNYNWALFGEFMFRATNSDTLDYSDEYNLGNLNSKDWMNSMSLGLSYSFGRPPCYCQ from the coding sequence ATGAAGAGAAAAACATTAGTAATCATCGCCTTATTTTTCATCAATCTTTTTGCCTATGCTCAAAGACACGAAATAGGTATACAATTGGGAACAAGTAATATTACCGGTGATATTGGTAAGACTAAATACATCAATCCTTTTCCTAATAGTATAAATAATTTAGCTAATGAAGGAATACCTTTTTATGGTGCAATTATGTACAGAATGAATTTTAATCCGTATCAATCGGTAAGATTTAGACTTGCTTACAACCATATTCAGTTTAATGATAAGTATGCTCAGGAATTATACAGAGCAAGTAGAGGTTTATACGGAACCAATTCTGTTTATGAAGCTTCTGCCATTTTTGATTATAACTTTTTACCAGTAAACGAAGAGCAAAAAAGTATGCTCAGTCCATATATTTTTGGAGGAATTTCTGGCTTAATGTTTAACACGACTTTAGAAGGAAATAAATTTGGTTTTGCCATTCCTTTTGGAGCGGGTCTTAAATATAAATTTAACTATAACTGGGCATTGTTCGGAGAATTTATGTTCCGTGCTACCAATAGTGACACACTAGATTATAGTGATGAATACAATCTAGGAAATTTAAATTCTAAAGATTGGATGAATTCTATGTCTCTTGGTCTTTCTTATTCATTCGGAAGACCACCATGTTATTGTCAATAA